The Thunnus maccoyii chromosome 9, fThuMac1.1, whole genome shotgun sequence genome includes a region encoding these proteins:
- the serpind1 gene encoding heparin cofactor 2 — protein sequence MPLEFHKENTVTNDLVFDGFDDEDYIDFDKILAAGSDDYLDNIDIFAEPSDPKIRRARLLRLFSGRSRLQRLNIVNAVFGFNLYRSLRNSVNQTDNILLAPAGISIAMGMMSLGAGSGTHDQIYKVLGFAEFVNASSHYDNTTVHKLFRKLTHRLFRRNFGYTLRSVNDVYVKKDVSVKDTFRAETKAYYFAEPQSVDFSEPAFLDKANRRILKLTKGLIREPLKSVDPNMVLMLLNYLYFKGTWEQKFPKEQTHYRNFRVNEKTNVRVPMMTNKGNYLAAADHELECDILQLPYSGNISMLIALPRKITGMRTLEQDISPTVVNKWLKNMTNRTREVVLPRFKLEQNYDLIDNLKEMGLTDLFQENGDFTGMTSEKIAMNWLKHQGTITVNEEGTEAAALTQVGFMPLSSQIRFTVDHPFLFLIYEHRTDCLVFMGRVVNPSQS from the exons ATGCCCTTGGAGTTccacaaagaaaacactgtcaCTAATGACCTGGTTTTTGATGGCTTTGATGATGAAGATTACATTGATTTTGATAAGATCCTGGCTGCAGGCAGTGATGACTACCT AGACA ACATTGACATCTTTGCCGAACCCTCTGACCCAAAGATTCGCCGTGCCAGACTCCTACGGCTGTTCAGTGGTCGGTCTCGCCTCCAGCGCCTCAACATTGTCAATGCCGTTTTTGGTTTTAACCTCTATCGAAGTCTTCGAAACAGCGTCAACCAGACTGACAACATCCTGCTTGCACCTGCCGGGATCTCAATCGCTATGGGGATGATGTCTTTAGGGGCAGGATCTGGAACCCATGATCAGATCTACAAAGTCCTGGGATTCGCTGAATTTGTCAATGCAAGCAGTCACTATGACAACACAACAGTGCACAAGCTCTTCAGGAAGTTGACACACAGGCTCTTCAGGAGGAACTTTGGTTACACGCTGCGCTCCGTAAATGATGTCTATGTAAAGAAGGATGTCTCGGTAAAGGATACTTTCCGTGCAGAGACAAAGGCTTATTACTTTGCAGAGCCGCAGTCAGTGGACTTCAGTGAGCCTGCCTTTCTGGACAAGGCTAACCGTCGCATCCTAAAGCTGACAAAAGGACTGATCAGGGAACCACTGAAGAGTGTGGACCCAAATATGGTGCTGATGCTGCTCAACTACCTGTACTTCAAAG GTACGTGGGAGCAGAAGTTTCCCAAAGAACAGACTCACTATCGCAACTTTCGTGTTAACGAAAAGACAAATGTTCGTGTGCCAATGATGACCAACAAAGGGAACTACCTGGCTGCTGCTGACCATGAACTAGAGTGTGACATCCTACAG CTCCCTTATTCAGGAAACATCAGCATGCTCATTGCCTTGCCTAGGAAGATCACTGGCATGAGGACCTTGGAACAGGACATCTCCCCCACTGTTGTCAACAAGTGGCtcaaaaacatgacaaacag GACCCGTGAGGTGGTGTTACCTCGCTTTAAACTGGAGCAGAACTATGACTTGATTGACAATTTGAAGGAGATGGGCCTCACTGACTTGTTTCAGGAGAACGGAGACTTCACTGGAATGACCTCTGAAAAGATTGCCATGAACTGG CTGAAGCACCAGGGAACCATTACTGTGAATGAAGAAGGGACTGAGGCTGCTGCTCTGACCCAGGTGGGCTTCatgcctctctcctctcagatACGCTTCACCGTGGACCATCCCTTTCTCTTCCTCATCTACGAGCACCGCACAGATTGCCTTGTGTTCATGGGTCGTGTGGTCAATCCTTCACAGAGCTAA